Proteins from a genomic interval of Caulobacter rhizosphaerae:
- the tig gene encoding trigger factor yields MQIVEKSGEGLSRVYGVTVPASELATRLEARIAEVAPQMNVKGFRPGKVPTAHVRRLYGKALMGEVIEATLNEGAQKVLDDNKLRPAGQPDLKPSSDMDKVLAGGEDLAFELAVEVMPDFEPIDPASIELTKPVYKVSDAEVDEALADLAKQARTYEPRKGKSLKAKDGDQLLIDFVGTIDGVAFDGGTATDAELTLGSGQFIPGFEDQLVGAKPGDEVTVKVDFPADYQAANLAGKAAEFATTVKEVRAPVDAEPDDELAKRLGLADLAALKDLLKSNLEGRYSNSSRFKLKRALLDVLDTKHDFALPPRMVDAEFAGIWQQVQADKTQGGLPPEDEGKTEDQLKDEYKKIAERRVRLGLVLAEIGRKNDVAVTEQELADAMMREARQYGAQAQQVFDMYRQRADLQAALRAPIYEDKVVDLIFGKAKIEEKEVSKEELLEEDDLPEGYGG; encoded by the coding sequence ATGCAGATCGTTGAAAAGTCGGGCGAAGGCCTCAGCCGCGTTTATGGCGTGACGGTGCCCGCGAGTGAACTCGCCACGCGTCTCGAAGCCCGGATCGCCGAGGTCGCGCCCCAGATGAACGTCAAGGGTTTCCGCCCTGGCAAGGTGCCGACCGCCCACGTCCGCCGCCTCTACGGCAAGGCCCTGATGGGCGAAGTCATCGAGGCGACGCTGAACGAAGGCGCCCAGAAGGTCCTGGACGACAACAAGCTGCGCCCCGCGGGCCAGCCGGACCTGAAGCCCTCGTCCGACATGGACAAGGTCCTGGCCGGCGGCGAGGACCTGGCCTTCGAACTGGCCGTGGAAGTGATGCCGGACTTCGAGCCGATCGACCCCGCGTCGATCGAGCTGACCAAGCCGGTCTACAAGGTCTCGGACGCCGAGGTCGACGAGGCCCTGGCCGACCTGGCCAAGCAGGCCCGCACCTATGAGCCGCGCAAGGGCAAGTCCCTGAAGGCCAAGGACGGCGACCAGCTGCTGATCGACTTCGTCGGCACCATCGACGGCGTGGCCTTCGACGGCGGCACGGCCACCGACGCCGAGCTGACCCTGGGCTCGGGCCAGTTCATCCCCGGCTTCGAAGACCAGCTGGTCGGCGCCAAGCCGGGCGACGAAGTCACCGTGAAGGTCGACTTCCCGGCCGACTACCAAGCCGCCAACCTGGCCGGCAAGGCCGCCGAATTCGCCACCACCGTCAAGGAAGTGCGCGCCCCGGTCGACGCCGAACCCGATGACGAACTGGCCAAGCGCCTGGGCCTGGCCGACCTGGCCGCCCTGAAGGACCTGCTGAAGTCGAACCTGGAAGGCCGCTACAGCAATTCGTCGCGCTTCAAGCTGAAGCGCGCCCTGCTGGACGTGCTGGACACCAAGCATGACTTCGCCCTGCCGCCGCGCATGGTCGACGCCGAGTTCGCCGGCATCTGGCAACAGGTCCAGGCCGACAAGACCCAGGGCGGCCTGCCGCCCGAGGACGAGGGCAAGACCGAGGACCAGCTGAAGGACGAGTACAAGAAGATCGCCGAGCGCCGCGTGCGCCTGGGCCTGGTGCTCGCCGAGATCGGCCGCAAGAACGACGTGGCCGTCACCGAGCAGGAACTGGCCGACGCCATGATGCGCGAAGCCCGCCAATACGGCGCGCAAGCCCAGCAGGTGTTCGACATGTACCGCCAGCGCGCCGACCTGCAGGCCGCCCTGCGCGCCCCGATCTACGAGGACAAGGTCGTCGACCTGATCTTCGGCAAGGCCAAGATCGAGGAAAAGGAAGTCTCCAAGGAAGAGCTCCTGGAAGAAGACGACCTGCCGGAAGGCTACGGCGGCTAA
- a CDS encoding putative quinol monooxygenase produces the protein MTHSQDIERRTLIAGGLALAAVASPALARAKEENTMYGLIGQMKAAPGKRDELVAILSESTGAMPGCLSYIVAKDAADGDALWITEVWTDKDSHTASLKLPAVQAAIAKARPIIAGFGHRFETVPIGGVGLANG, from the coding sequence ATGACGCATTCGCAGGACATCGAACGGCGCACGCTGATCGCGGGCGGACTGGCCCTGGCGGCCGTCGCCAGCCCGGCGCTGGCCCGGGCCAAGGAGGAGAACACGATGTACGGACTGATCGGCCAGATGAAGGCCGCGCCCGGCAAGCGGGACGAACTGGTGGCCATCCTGTCGGAGAGCACCGGCGCCATGCCCGGCTGCCTCAGTTATATCGTGGCCAAGGACGCCGCCGACGGCGACGCCCTGTGGATCACCGAGGTCTGGACCGACAAGGACAGCCACACCGCTTCTCTGAAGCTGCCGGCCGTCCAGGCCGCCATCGCCAAGGCCCGCCCGATCATCGCCGGTTTCGGCCATCGGTTCGAGACCGTTCCGATCGGCGGTGTCGGTCTCGCGAACGGCTAG
- the parE gene encoding DNA topoisomerase IV subunit B, which yields MSSKDDPNFSLFGDDALAPVPASPFPAREPHPEPAPRPAAPPPPPAKPNAPAAPASSGGYDASSIEVLEGLEPVRMRPGMYIGGTDERALHHLFAEVLDNSMDEAVAGFAKTIEVKLDADGYLSVRDDGRGMPVDEHPKHPGKSALEVIMTVLHAGGKFSGKAYETSGGLHGVGASVVNALSELVEVTVWRDGFEHRQSFARGKPLGPVEKIQPSKKRGTQVRFKPDDQIFGEGCGFKPARLYRMARSKAYLFRGVQIKWFCDPSRIHDQTPPEATFHFPNGLADFLAERTKGLELVTPDSFSGRIERQGEAGAVEWAIAWTPRGFGEHDGFMQSYCNTVPTPEGGTHESGLRAALTRGLKAYAELKGEKRATIITADDVIAQAGALISVFIKNPEFQGQTKEKLSSSEAQRFVENALRDPFDHWLTGSPKAAQALLEFVIERAEERLKRRKDKEVQRASATRKLRLPGKLADCAAGAVDGAELFIVEGDSAGGSAKQARNRKNQAILPLRGKILNVASASGEKFTANKELSDLMLALGAQGGNRYKEEDLRYERIIIMTDADVDGAHIASLLITFFYRTMPDLIRQGHLFLALPPLYRISHGGKSAYARDDAHKDELLATTFKGKKPEIGRFKGLGEMMASQLKETTMDPAVRTLAKITLPRSEEAVEALVETLMGRKPELRFRFIQENAEFAADDLDL from the coding sequence ATGTCCTCCAAAGACGATCCCAACTTCTCGCTGTTCGGCGACGACGCCCTCGCCCCGGTTCCCGCCTCGCCGTTCCCGGCCCGCGAGCCGCACCCCGAGCCGGCGCCGCGCCCGGCCGCGCCGCCGCCGCCGCCGGCCAAGCCGAACGCGCCGGCCGCGCCCGCGTCCTCGGGCGGCTACGACGCCAGTTCGATCGAGGTGCTCGAGGGTCTCGAGCCTGTCCGCATGCGTCCAGGCATGTACATCGGCGGCACCGACGAGCGGGCCCTGCACCACCTGTTCGCCGAGGTGCTGGACAACTCGATGGACGAGGCCGTGGCCGGCTTCGCCAAGACCATCGAGGTCAAGCTCGACGCCGACGGCTACCTGTCGGTCCGCGACGACGGACGTGGCATGCCCGTCGACGAACACCCCAAGCATCCGGGCAAGTCGGCCCTGGAAGTGATCATGACTGTCCTGCACGCGGGCGGTAAGTTCAGCGGCAAGGCCTACGAGACCTCGGGCGGCCTGCACGGGGTGGGCGCCAGCGTCGTCAACGCCCTGTCGGAACTGGTCGAGGTCACCGTCTGGCGCGACGGCTTCGAGCACCGCCAGAGCTTCGCGCGCGGCAAGCCGCTGGGCCCGGTCGAGAAGATCCAGCCCAGCAAGAAGCGCGGCACCCAGGTGCGGTTCAAGCCCGACGACCAGATCTTCGGCGAGGGCTGCGGCTTCAAGCCGGCGCGCCTGTACCGCATGGCCCGCTCCAAGGCCTATCTGTTCCGCGGCGTGCAGATCAAATGGTTCTGCGATCCCTCGCGGATCCACGACCAGACCCCGCCCGAGGCCACGTTCCACTTCCCCAACGGCCTGGCCGACTTCCTGGCCGAGCGCACCAAGGGGCTGGAACTGGTCACGCCGGACAGCTTCTCCGGCCGCATCGAGCGCCAGGGTGAGGCGGGCGCGGTCGAGTGGGCCATCGCCTGGACGCCGCGCGGCTTCGGCGAGCACGACGGCTTCATGCAGTCCTACTGCAACACCGTGCCCACGCCGGAGGGCGGCACCCACGAGAGCGGCCTGCGCGCCGCCCTGACCCGGGGTCTTAAGGCTTACGCCGAGCTGAAGGGCGAGAAGCGGGCGACGATCATCACCGCCGACGACGTGATCGCCCAGGCCGGCGCCTTGATCTCGGTGTTCATCAAGAACCCGGAATTCCAGGGCCAGACCAAGGAAAAGCTCTCTTCGAGCGAAGCGCAACGCTTCGTCGAGAATGCGCTTCGCGACCCGTTCGACCACTGGCTGACCGGCAGCCCCAAGGCCGCCCAGGCCCTGCTGGAGTTCGTGATCGAACGGGCCGAGGAACGCCTCAAGCGCCGCAAGGACAAGGAAGTCCAGCGCGCCTCGGCGACCCGCAAGCTGCGTCTGCCGGGCAAGCTGGCCGACTGCGCGGCCGGCGCCGTCGACGGCGCCGAGCTGTTCATCGTCGAGGGCGACTCGGCGGGCGGCTCGGCCAAGCAGGCCCGCAACCGCAAGAACCAGGCAATCCTGCCCCTGCGCGGCAAGATCCTCAACGTGGCCTCGGCCAGCGGCGAGAAGTTCACGGCCAACAAGGAGCTCAGCGACCTGATGCTGGCGCTGGGGGCCCAGGGCGGCAATCGGTACAAGGAAGAGGATCTGCGTTACGAGCGGATTATCATCATGACCGACGCCGACGTCGACGGCGCCCACATCGCCAGCCTGCTGATCACCTTCTTCTACCGGACCATGCCGGACCTGATCCGCCAGGGTCACCTGTTCCTGGCCCTGCCGCCGCTGTACCGCATCAGCCACGGCGGCAAGAGCGCCTACGCCCGGGACGACGCCCACAAGGACGAACTGCTGGCCACGACGTTCAAGGGCAAGAAGCCCGAGATCGGCCGGTTCAAGGGCCTGGGCGAGATGATGGCCTCCCAGTTGAAGGAGACCACCATGGACCCGGCGGTGCGGACCCTGGCTAAGATCACCCTGCCCCGCTCCGAGGAGGCGGTCGAGGCCCTGGTCGAGACCCTGATGGGCCGCAAGCCCGAGCTGCGCTTCCGCTTCATCCAGGAAAACGCCGAGTTCGCGGCCGACGACCTGGACCTGTAG
- a CDS encoding NAD(P)H-hydrate dehydratase → MPRQIMTVAEMTAADRAAAEAGTPTIVLMERAGRAAAEVIRERYARCPTVVWCGPGDNGGDGYVIARHLRRRGWPVRVEALAPPSSPAGQWAAGRWKGETGPLVSEPGSAALYVDCLFGAGLSRPLDGEADRLARIMPGAARIVAVDVPSGLVGDTGRPLGERSLKAQLTVTFHRRKPAHVLAAGRAACGEVVVADIGLEETGQRRLFENDPGLWAERFPWPAADAHKHARGRMMAVSGEAWNTGAARLAARGALRIGAGVVTVLSPPGALAVNASHLEAVMLAPFESEFDLQTRAEKADAVVIGPAAGVGEATMRHVFALARNGAALVVDADALTSFADDPAALFSALDRDDVLTPHPGEFERIFPGLLAASPERITAAREAARRAGAVVLLKGSDTVVAAPDGRAAVGLNGAPWLATAGAGDVLAGFIAGLIAQGMESFEAACAAAWIHAEAGAVHGPGLIAEDLPGLAPSVLRKLWEARER, encoded by the coding sequence GTGCCGCGCCAGATCATGACCGTCGCCGAGATGACCGCCGCGGACCGGGCCGCCGCCGAAGCCGGGACTCCGACGATCGTGCTGATGGAGCGGGCCGGCCGGGCGGCGGCCGAGGTCATCCGCGAGCGCTACGCCCGCTGCCCGACGGTGGTCTGGTGCGGCCCCGGCGACAACGGCGGCGACGGCTATGTGATCGCCCGGCATCTGCGCCGGCGCGGCTGGCCGGTGCGGGTCGAGGCGCTGGCCCCGCCGTCCAGCCCGGCGGGGCAGTGGGCCGCCGGGCGCTGGAAAGGCGAGACCGGGCCGCTGGTCTCGGAGCCCGGGTCGGCGGCGCTCTATGTCGACTGCCTGTTCGGCGCGGGCCTGTCGCGTCCGCTGGACGGCGAGGCCGACCGCCTGGCGCGGATCATGCCCGGCGCCGCGCGGATCGTCGCCGTCGACGTGCCCAGCGGCCTGGTCGGCGACACCGGCCGTCCGCTCGGCGAGCGCAGCCTGAAGGCGCAACTCACCGTCACCTTCCATCGCCGCAAGCCCGCCCACGTGCTGGCGGCGGGGCGAGCCGCCTGCGGCGAGGTCGTGGTGGCCGACATCGGCCTGGAGGAGACGGGGCAAAGGCGCCTGTTCGAGAACGATCCTGGCCTTTGGGCCGAGCGCTTCCCCTGGCCGGCGGCCGACGCCCACAAGCACGCTCGTGGGCGGATGATGGCCGTCAGCGGCGAGGCCTGGAACACCGGGGCGGCGCGGCTGGCGGCGCGCGGGGCCTTGCGGATCGGCGCGGGGGTGGTGACCGTGCTGTCTCCGCCAGGCGCCCTGGCCGTCAACGCCTCCCACCTGGAGGCGGTGATGCTGGCGCCGTTCGAAAGCGAGTTCGACCTGCAGACCCGGGCCGAAAAGGCCGACGCGGTGGTGATCGGGCCGGCGGCGGGCGTGGGCGAGGCGACCATGCGCCACGTCTTCGCCCTGGCCCGCAACGGCGCGGCCCTGGTGGTCGACGCCGACGCCCTGACCAGCTTCGCCGACGATCCGGCGGCGCTGTTTTCGGCGCTGGACCGCGACGACGTGCTGACACCGCATCCGGGCGAGTTCGAGCGAATCTTCCCCGGCCTGCTGGCCGCGTCGCCCGAACGGATCACGGCGGCGCGTGAGGCCGCGCGGCGGGCCGGGGCTGTGGTGCTGCTGAAGGGCTCCGACACCGTCGTCGCCGCGCCTGATGGCCGGGCGGCGGTGGGGCTGAACGGCGCGCCCTGGCTGGCGACGGCGGGGGCGGGCGACGTGCTGGCCGGCTTCATCGCCGGCCTGATCGCCCAAGGCATGGAGAGCTTCGAAGCCGCCTGCGCCGCCGCCTGGATCCACGCCGAGGCCGGCGCGGTTCATGGCCCGGGCCTGATCGCCGAGGACCTGCCGGGCCTGGCGCCGTCGGTGCTGCGAAAGCTGTGGGAGGCGCGAGAGCGCTAG
- a CDS encoding histidine phosphatase family protein codes for MSRVHMIRHGRPASTWGEADPDPGLDAVGAEQARAVARTLLALPEPERPSRVISSPLRRCRETAQPLADALGVTVEIDSRVGEIPTPAALNAQDRPGWLRQAFQGRWSDIRGDLDYAAWTREVAQGVASHPGAAVFSHFVALNAAVSAATGEEAVAAFRPDHVSVTTFDVVDGALILVDKGGEASTQVL; via the coding sequence ATGAGCCGCGTTCACATGATCCGCCATGGCCGTCCCGCCTCGACCTGGGGCGAGGCCGATCCCGATCCAGGCCTGGACGCCGTCGGGGCGGAGCAGGCCAGGGCGGTGGCGCGGACCCTGCTGGCCCTGCCGGAGCCGGAGCGACCGTCGCGGGTGATCAGCTCGCCGCTGCGGCGCTGCCGCGAGACCGCCCAGCCGCTGGCCGACGCCCTGGGCGTGACGGTGGAGATCGATTCGAGGGTCGGCGAGATCCCGACGCCGGCCGCTCTGAACGCCCAGGACCGTCCCGGCTGGCTACGCCAGGCCTTCCAGGGCCGGTGGAGCGATATCCGGGGCGATCTCGACTATGCGGCCTGGACCCGCGAAGTGGCGCAAGGCGTGGCCTCGCACCCCGGCGCGGCGGTGTTCAGCCACTTCGTGGCGCTGAACGCGGCGGTGTCGGCGGCGACCGGCGAAGAGGCGGTGGCGGCCTTCCGGCCCGACCACGTGTCGGTGACGACGTTCGATGTGGTCGACGGCGCGTTGATCCTGGTCGACAAGGGCGGGGAGGCCTCCACCCAGGTCCTGTAG
- a CDS encoding UrcA family protein: MKILLASTVAVLALAAAPFAVAAPVGVETISIPVSKSKLDLNNPRDAQVLMRRINTAALQACGADTHSFAELKRVVAASSCHRDAVAGAVSQLNSNQAALTVTGVRGR, encoded by the coding sequence ATGAAGATCCTGCTCGCCTCCACCGTCGCCGTCCTGGCCCTGGCCGCCGCGCCGTTCGCGGTCGCCGCCCCCGTCGGCGTCGAAACCATCAGCATCCCGGTGTCCAAGTCCAAGCTGGACCTCAACAATCCCCGCGACGCCCAAGTGTTGATGCGCCGCATCAATACCGCCGCCTTGCAAGCCTGCGGCGCCGACACCCACAGCTTCGCCGAACTCAAGCGCGTCGTGGCCGCCTCGTCCTGCCATCGCGACGCCGTCGCCGGCGCGGTCAGCCAGCTGAACAGCAACCAGGCCGCCCTGACCGTCACCGGCGTCCGCGGTCGTTAG
- a CDS encoding LysR family transcriptional regulator, with product MRHVDLRRAAVFHAVAAAGGIAAASPRLGKSPPAIHHDIKAFEREIGRPLFERVGRGLRLTASGQALFETVGRALDEVERTRERLSRADPALRPLRLAVVSAFGRYRLAPRLYAGLPADRPIELVFGAHETVLSAVATGTVELGVTYRPVVAAPVQSMPVAREELVLAAPIRMEIPQDLAGLSRTAFATYDEYEFVFGHWFETVFGAQPDALRRLDHAGEIEEAMESCAAGRGAIIAPLDLVSSAGWRDRVRIVRPAGRPLCFNALHLLGLGAALASPDADTIRFVLAETGEGEEP from the coding sequence ATGCGACATGTCGATCTACGGCGGGCGGCGGTGTTCCATGCCGTGGCGGCGGCCGGTGGCATCGCCGCCGCCAGTCCGCGCCTGGGCAAGTCGCCGCCGGCCATTCACCACGACATCAAAGCCTTCGAGCGCGAGATCGGCCGGCCGCTGTTCGAGCGGGTGGGGCGGGGGCTGCGCCTGACGGCGTCGGGCCAGGCCCTGTTCGAGACCGTCGGCCGGGCGCTGGACGAGGTGGAGCGCACCCGCGAGCGGCTGAGTCGCGCCGACCCCGCCCTGCGCCCGCTGCGCCTGGCCGTGGTCTCGGCCTTCGGACGCTACCGGCTCGCGCCGCGGCTCTATGCCGGCCTGCCGGCGGATCGCCCGATCGAGCTGGTGTTCGGCGCGCACGAGACCGTGCTGTCGGCGGTGGCCACGGGGACCGTCGAGTTGGGCGTCACCTATCGGCCGGTGGTCGCCGCGCCGGTGCAGTCCATGCCGGTCGCCCGGGAGGAACTGGTGCTGGCCGCGCCGATCCGCATGGAGATCCCGCAGGACCTCGCCGGCCTCTCGCGCACCGCCTTCGCCACCTATGACGAATACGAGTTCGTGTTCGGCCATTGGTTCGAGACGGTGTTCGGCGCCCAGCCGGACGCCCTGCGGCGGCTGGACCACGCGGGCGAGATCGAGGAGGCCATGGAGAGCTGCGCCGCCGGCCGCGGGGCGATCATCGCGCCGCTGGACCTGGTCTCGTCGGCCGGCTGGCGCGACCGCGTGCGAATCGTGCGACCCGCCGGGCGGCCCCTGTGCTTCAACGCCCTGCACCTGCTGGGGCTTGGCGCGGCGCTGGCCTCGCCCGATGCTGACACGATCCGGTTCGTGCTCGCCGAGACTGGCGAGGGGGAGGAACCATGA
- a CDS encoding Kazal-type serine protease inhibitor family protein, translating into MTSRSLFSALAALVLLGCSSPGGGQPAPNPPVSHARTPVAEGGMCGGFAGFQCASGLVCQMPAGQCHVADGAGTCRKPPQACTMIYAPVCGCDGKTYPSACNAATQGASVASQGECKA; encoded by the coding sequence ATGACCTCGCGCAGCCTGTTTTCCGCGCTCGCCGCGCTGGTGCTGCTGGGCTGCTCCAGCCCGGGCGGCGGTCAGCCGGCGCCGAATCCGCCGGTGTCTCACGCTCGGACGCCGGTGGCCGAGGGCGGCATGTGCGGCGGATTCGCCGGCTTCCAGTGCGCCTCGGGCCTGGTCTGCCAGATGCCGGCCGGCCAATGCCACGTCGCCGACGGCGCGGGAACTTGCCGCAAGCCGCCCCAGGCCTGCACGATGATCTACGCCCCGGTCTGCGGCTGCGACGGCAAGACCTATCCCAGCGCCTGCAACGCCGCGACCCAGGGCGCCAGCGTCGCCAGCCAGGGCGAGTGCAAGGCCTAG
- a CDS encoding P-II family nitrogen regulator — translation MKKIEAVIKPFKLDEVKEALQEMGVQGMTVLEAKGYGRQKGHTELYRGAEYVVDFLPKIKVEVVVEDSQLEPALEAITNAARTGRIGDGKIFVSEITEVVRIRTGETGPSAV, via the coding sequence ATGAAAAAGATCGAAGCCGTCATCAAGCCCTTCAAGCTGGATGAGGTCAAAGAGGCGCTTCAGGAGATGGGCGTGCAGGGCATGACCGTGCTGGAAGCCAAGGGGTATGGGCGCCAGAAGGGCCATACCGAGCTCTATCGCGGCGCCGAGTACGTCGTCGACTTCCTCCCCAAGATCAAAGTCGAAGTCGTGGTCGAAGACAGCCAGTTGGAGCCCGCGCTCGAAGCCATCACCAACGCCGCCCGCACGGGCCGCATCGGCGACGGCAAGATTTTCGTGTCCGAAATCACGGAAGTCGTCCGCATCCGCACCGGAGAAACCGGCCCGTCCGCCGTCTAA
- the glnA gene encoding type I glutamate--ammonia ligase, which translates to MSTAKQILDLIKEKDVKYVDVRFTDVRGKLQHVTFDIDLVDDDFLNDGTMFDGSSIAGWKAINESDMKLRPDLSSAIIDPFYQQTTLALFCDVVNPDTGTPYNRDPRSIAKNALAYVKSSGIGDTVFFGPEAEFFIFDDVRWNTSSNNTGYSFDSVELPGNSAKEYPEGNMGHRPGPKGGYFPVNPIDSAQDLRGEMLAVMGELGMKPEKHHHEVAPAQHELGLKFDTMVVMADRMQLYKYVIHNVAHAYGKSATFMAKPMFGDNGSGMHVHQSIWQDGKPLFAGDKYAGLSDMCLWYIGGIIKHAKAINAFSNSTTNSYKRLVPGYEAPVKLAYSSRNRSASIRIPHVDSPKAKRIEARFPDPMGNPYLTFVALLMAGLDGINNKIDPGAAADKNLYDLPPREQKKIPEVCGSLREALENLDKDRAFLKAGGVMDDDFIDSYIELKMEEVMRLTLHPHPVEFDMYYKC; encoded by the coding sequence ATGAGCACCGCCAAGCAGATCCTGGACCTGATCAAGGAAAAGGACGTCAAGTACGTCGACGTCCGCTTCACGGACGTTCGCGGCAAGCTGCAGCACGTGACCTTCGACATCGACCTGGTCGACGACGACTTCCTCAACGACGGCACCATGTTCGACGGCTCGTCGATCGCCGGCTGGAAGGCCATCAACGAGTCGGACATGAAGCTGCGTCCGGACCTGTCGAGCGCCATCATCGACCCGTTCTACCAGCAGACCACCCTGGCGCTGTTCTGCGACGTGGTGAACCCCGACACGGGCACCCCCTACAACCGCGACCCGCGCTCGATCGCCAAGAACGCCCTGGCCTACGTCAAGTCGTCGGGCATCGGCGACACCGTGTTCTTCGGCCCGGAAGCCGAGTTCTTCATCTTCGACGACGTGCGCTGGAACACCTCGTCGAACAACACCGGCTACTCGTTCGACTCCGTCGAACTGCCGGGCAACTCGGCCAAGGAATATCCGGAAGGCAACATGGGCCACCGCCCGGGTCCCAAGGGCGGCTACTTCCCGGTCAACCCGATCGACTCGGCCCAGGACCTGCGCGGCGAAATGCTGGCCGTCATGGGCGAGCTAGGCATGAAGCCGGAAAAGCACCACCACGAAGTGGCGCCGGCCCAGCATGAACTCGGCCTGAAGTTCGACACCATGGTCGTGATGGCCGACCGCATGCAGCTCTACAAGTACGTGATCCACAACGTGGCCCACGCCTACGGCAAGTCGGCCACCTTCATGGCCAAGCCGATGTTCGGCGACAACGGCTCGGGCATGCACGTGCACCAGTCGATCTGGCAGGACGGCAAGCCGCTGTTCGCCGGCGACAAGTACGCCGGCCTGTCGGACATGTGCCTGTGGTACATCGGCGGCATCATCAAGCACGCCAAGGCGATCAACGCGTTCTCGAACTCGACGACGAACTCGTACAAGCGCCTGGTGCCGGGCTACGAAGCCCCGGTGAAGCTGGCCTACAGCTCGCGCAACCGCTCGGCCTCGATCCGCATCCCGCACGTCGACTCGCCGAAGGCCAAGCGCATCGAGGCGCGCTTCCCCGACCCGATGGGCAACCCGTACCTGACCTTCGTCGCCCTGCTGATGGCGGGTCTCGACGGCATCAACAACAAGATCGATCCGGGCGCGGCCGCCGACAAGAACCTGTACGACCTGCCGCCCCGCGAGCAGAAGAAGATCCCGGAAGTCTGCGGCAGCTTGCGCGAAGCCCTGGAAAACCTGGACAAGGACCGCGCCTTCCTGAAGGCCGGCGGCGTCATGGACGACGACTTCATCGACAGCTACATCGAGCTGAAGATGGAAGAGGTCATGCGCCTGACGCTGCACCCGCACCCGGTCGAATTCGACATGTACTACAAGTGCTAA
- a CDS encoding ATP-dependent Clp protease proteolytic subunit gives MYDPMATAMNLVPMVVEQTSRGERAFDIFSRLLKERIIFLTGPVEDGMASLICAQLLFLESENPKKEIAMYINSPGGVVTAGLAIYDTMQYIKSPVSTVCMGMAASMGSLLLTAGAAGQRIALPNARIMVHQPSGGFRGQASDIERHAEDIIKTKRRLNEIYVKHTGRTYEEVEKTLDRDHFMSAEEAKAWGLIDHINESRDASEDKA, from the coding sequence ATGTATGATCCGATGGCGACGGCGATGAACCTCGTGCCGATGGTGGTCGAACAGACCAGCCGCGGCGAGCGGGCGTTCGACATCTTCTCCCGTCTGTTGAAAGAGCGGATCATCTTCCTGACCGGTCCCGTCGAAGACGGAATGGCCAGCCTGATCTGCGCCCAGCTGCTCTTCCTGGAGTCCGAGAACCCCAAGAAGGAAATCGCCATGTACATCAACTCGCCGGGCGGCGTGGTGACGGCCGGCCTGGCGATCTACGACACCATGCAATACATCAAGAGCCCGGTTTCGACGGTGTGCATGGGCATGGCCGCCTCGATGGGCAGCCTGCTGCTGACCGCCGGCGCCGCCGGCCAGCGCATCGCCCTGCCGAACGCCCGCATCATGGTCCACCAGCCGTCGGGCGGCTTCCGCGGCCAGGCCTCGGACATCGAGCGCCACGCCGAGGACATCATCAAGACCAAGCGCCGCCTGAACGAGATCTACGTCAAGCACACCGGCCGCACCTATGAGGAAGTCGAAAAAACCCTCGACCGCGACCACTTCATGAGCGCCGAGGAAGCCAAGGCCTGGGGTCTGATCGACCACATCAACGAAAGCCGCGACGCCTCGGAAGACAAGGCCTAA